A section of the Sebastes fasciatus isolate fSebFas1 chromosome 5, fSebFas1.pri, whole genome shotgun sequence genome encodes:
- the LOC141767737 gene encoding uncharacterized protein LOC141767737 produces the protein MFSDSRAPAPGEQKGFKPHAPHFIPWLRNSLKPHHSSDLGLNGPYKSGSEARNNLTPLVRAKGIGFFSIQGKDRAKKGEVRCNGVGMARMLPVVLRGHHILPGSLGKQREDSPARWNQSPVQDPLPNTESSTGDVEPQGLSSTSAQDNHTFVRNHSSLLQSQNDGTSTSVRKYGPLVRPPPVPVPALLIEEPNCKVPVVVDMEHRRGKVWDYASSTTYRKRDLHSSSWVSSDTQGLTQRQHGFTSSVRNSQSQRDLREPPVEGFNGPLNGVIFSTEVPHRGLGCTTTLRGPRKPRPSSERIAALGQNQTWVQYRSTNEGGSQRKESGCSRKVVRNQIKRVVDNLEQVLTALRDVHQEMKEVVQQIDYLTSSIDLNAEEQQGTDRGDSANPPSDSSSSSGSSSSEVTVGSVHRRPSEPEGTTDSCGSLRRGHHSRSQSPPNVLLCPVTSGFSSERSRTLRFTCSLGSSSPRRAGPPCVPSSNPHQNLPSHDITLSPQRSLPVRPPTPGLSPLTVNLHHPNSPGSQPHSPGPPSSISPVSSLSPKPHPPPTLSPSVIIENKVGSYQTPQRDHPSAGLLSPSSTQPPSASCPPTDSETVSSADRERQASSAGPVHRPSQVCCAPAATAKPPTTQGRRGRKPPPYPHHGPSEHTKKVKEPRKAPPYPEKRRLLSTTV, from the exons ATGTTCTCTGACAGCAGGGCTCCAGCGCCTGGGGAGCAGAAAGGCTTCAAGCCCCACGCCCCTCACTTCATCCCCTGGCTGCGCAATAGTCTGAAGCCCCACCACAGCAGTGACCTGGGGCTCAATGGACCGTACAAATCCGGATCGGAGGCCCGCAACAACCTGACCCCGCTGGTGAGAGCCAAAGGGATCGGCTTCTTCTCCATCCAGGGAAAGGACCGCGCGAAGAAGGGGGAGGTTCGCTGTAATGGCGTGGGGATGGCGAGGATGCTGCCAGTGGTGCTGCGGGGGCACCACATCCTGCCAGGGAGTCTGGGGAAGCAGAGGGAGGACAGTCCTGCCAGGTGGAACCAGTCTCCAGTGCAGGACCCACTCCCCAACACGGAGAGCAGTACGGGGGACGTGGAGCCGCAGGGTCTGAGCTCCACATCTGCCCAGGACAACCACACCTTTGTTAGGAACCACAGCAGCCTCCTTCAGTCGCAGAACGACGGGACTAGCACCTCAGTCAGGAAGTATGGGCCACTAGTGAGACCCcctcctgttcctgttcctgcaCTGCTCATTGAGGAGCCAAACTGTAAGGTGCCTGTTGTGGTGGACATGGAGCACAGGAGGGGGAAGGTGTGGGACTACGCCAGCAGCACCACCTACCGCAAGAGAGACCTACATTCATCTAGCTGGGTGAGCTCAGACACTCAGGGACTAACACAAAGGCAGCACGGCTTCACCTCCAGCGTCAGGAACTCCCAGAGCCAGAGAGACCTGAGGGAACCACCTGTGGAGGGTTTCAACGGGCCCCTCAATGGAGTCATCTTCTCCACCGAGGTTCCTCACAGAGGCCTGGGCTGCACCACGACACTACGAGGCCCCAGGAAACCTAGGCCAAGCTCGGAGCGTATCGCCGCCCTGGGCCAGAACCAGACATGGGTCCAGTACAGGTCGACAAACGAAGGGGGGTCACAGAGGAAGGAGTCGGGCTGCAGCAGGAAGGTGGTTCGAAACCAGATTAAACGGGTGGTGGACAACCTGGAGCAGGTTCTCACAGCGCTGAGGGACGTCCACCAGGAAATGAAAGAG GTGGTGCAGCAGATTGACTATCTAACCTCATCCATTGATCTGAATGCGGAGGAGCAGCAGGGGACTGACAGAGGCGACAGCGCCAACCCTCCCAGCGACAGCAGCTCCAGTTCAGGCTCCAGCTCCAGCGAAGTGACGGTAGGCAGCGTCCATCGGAGGCCCTCGGAGCCTGAAGGAACCACAGACTCATGCGGCAGCCTCAGGAGAGGTCATCACAGCAGGAGTCAGTCTCCACCAAACGTGCTGCTGTGCCCGGTAACCTCCGGGTTTTCATCAGAGAGGAGTCGAACTCTTCGGTTCACCTGCAGTCTGGGCTCTTCTTCTCCCAGACGAGCTGGGCCGCCCTGTGTCCCTTCATCCAATCCCCATCAAAACCTCCCCTCCCATGACATTACTTTATCTCCCCAAAGAAGCCTCCCTGTTCGTCCTCCCACTCCTGGTCTCTCCCCTCTAACAGTAAACCTCCATCACCCCAACAGCCCCGGCTCTCAGCCTCACTCCCCTGGGCCTCCCTCCTCCATCAGccccgtctcctctctgtctccaaaGCCTCACCCACCCCCCACTCTCAGCCCGTCTGTCATCATAGAGAACAAAGTTGGGTCTTACCAGACCCCACAAAGAGACCACCCATCTGCCGGTCTGCTCTCCCCATCATCGACCCAGCCTCCGTCTGCCAGCTGCCCACCCACTGACTCAGAAACTGTGTCCAGCGCTGACAGAGAGAGGCAAGCATCCTCAGCAGGACCCGTCCACAGACCTTCACAGGTGTGCTGTGCCCCTGCAGCCACAGCGAAACCGCCGACAACACAAGGCCGCAGAGGTCGCAAGCCTCCTCCGTACCCCCACCACGGACCCTCCGAGCACACAAAGAAAGTGAAGGAGCCCCGCAAAGCTCCTCCGTACCCTGAGAAAAGAAGGCTGCTCTCTACCACAGTGTGA